One stretch of Paenibacillus sp. FSL R5-0341 DNA includes these proteins:
- a CDS encoding GlsB/YeaQ/YmgE family stress response membrane protein gives MDLLWVLIVGGLIGWLSGNLIGRDVPGGVLGNIIAGFIGSWLGTELLGPRGPVIGGFHIIPAIVGSIIALLIFFALARGGAFRRR, from the coding sequence ATGGATCTGCTCTGGGTACTCATTGTTGGTGGACTTATTGGCTGGTTAAGCGGCAACTTGATTGGGCGGGACGTACCGGGCGGTGTACTTGGGAACATTATTGCGGGTTTTATCGGTTCCTGGTTAGGAACGGAATTGCTGGGACCAAGGGGGCCGGTGATTGGCGGATTTCATATTATTCCAGCCATCGTTGGCTCGATTATTGCCTTACTCATCTTCTTCGCTCTGGCACGCGGCGGAGCCTTCCGAAGACGTTAA
- a CDS encoding response regulator transcription factor, with amino-acid sequence MSVLRWVNNGLKLVKTRLDRGVQLKKILVIDDEIAIRDLIELVLRRENYDVQTAEDGKTGMHLLDSFQPDIVVLDLMLPDCSGYDLCKEITGKRAIPVIMLSAKNEVIDKVLGLELGAEDYMTKPFDNRELLARIKVILRRNESREDSSEGTEVQSTRILHEELTFDLESRRVLKNGIPVSLTAKEFKILETLLKRPDKIFTRDELLQIGWGYDFMGDSRSVDMTIMRLRKKLEDNADEPKYVRTIYGFGYQLGGGEA; translated from the coding sequence GTGTCTGTGCTAAGATGGGTTAATAATGGATTGAAGCTGGTGAAAACAAGACTAGATAGGGGTGTACAGTTGAAGAAAATCCTAGTCATTGATGATGAAATCGCAATTCGAGATTTAATTGAGCTGGTGCTGAGGCGAGAGAACTACGATGTGCAGACCGCAGAGGACGGCAAAACGGGCATGCATCTGCTCGACTCTTTTCAACCCGATATAGTGGTACTTGATCTGATGCTGCCAGACTGCTCCGGATATGACCTGTGCAAGGAAATTACCGGAAAACGTGCCATTCCAGTGATCATGCTTTCTGCGAAAAATGAGGTAATCGACAAGGTGTTGGGACTAGAGCTAGGGGCCGAAGATTACATGACCAAACCCTTTGACAATCGTGAATTGCTCGCTCGGATCAAGGTGATTCTGAGAAGAAACGAGAGCAGGGAGGACTCAAGTGAAGGGACAGAAGTACAATCGACACGTATCCTTCATGAAGAGCTGACTTTTGACTTAGAGAGCCGAAGAGTGCTGAAAAACGGTATACCCGTGTCTTTAACGGCCAAAGAGTTTAAAATTCTGGAAACGTTACTCAAAAGGCCCGACAAAATCTTTACCCGGGATGAACTGCTGCAGATCGGATGGGGATATGACTTTATGGGAGACAGTCGCAGTGTGGATATGACCATCATGCGATTACGGAAGAAGCTGGAGGATAACGCCGACGAACCGAAGTATGTCAGGACGATCTATGGATTTGGCTATCAGCTTGGAGGTGGCGAGGCCTGA
- a CDS encoding HAMP domain-containing sensor histidine kinase yields MLSFGIIIFAVNKAIDYYSFITIEKQMMEKADLSELSFREVLARHRSSSGEPQTEEIVRLALEKLKASGKEVRIYDSSKQLLGLAVDGIIINDGKPLIFDKNIEKALSGSYAYTVTENHLLYFATPIQDQFYENAYVYEFVEDISYFYAIMDQIRYILFVGAGGFIILITLSSLWIARNTTKPIKLLLGAAQSFARQEFRRVHLNRKDELGMLADGLDSMGRQLHDYIQYQKQFVSNVSHELKTPLAAIRGFSQYLVEGETENEELQKIYAHLLQESDRLTRLINELLLLSQFDKAGSNELEARKTEMNKLIQQVAMNMEAKAKDKGIEISVSQVKEEPDDEGTTRVYANVNPMLMSHAIANLVDNAIKYSGSPSLIELKLEHTPSEVVIRIRDQGIGIAGDELEQVQERFYRAKNASTANGSGLGLSICKEIVERFNGYIDMESQIGEGTTVTIVLPRA; encoded by the coding sequence GTGCTGTCCTTTGGCATCATCATTTTTGCGGTAAATAAAGCCATCGATTACTACAGCTTCATTACCATTGAGAAACAGATGATGGAGAAGGCAGATCTGTCGGAGTTGTCCTTCCGTGAAGTGTTGGCACGGCATAGGTCATCGTCAGGTGAGCCCCAGACGGAGGAAATTGTCAGACTTGCTCTGGAGAAGCTGAAAGCTTCAGGCAAAGAGGTACGTATCTATGACAGCTCCAAGCAATTGCTGGGCCTGGCTGTGGATGGCATCATCATTAATGATGGCAAACCGCTTATTTTTGACAAAAATATTGAGAAAGCACTGAGTGGCAGTTATGCTTACACCGTGACGGAAAATCATCTGCTTTATTTCGCGACGCCCATTCAGGATCAATTCTACGAAAACGCTTATGTGTATGAGTTCGTGGAGGATATCTCCTACTTTTATGCGATTATGGATCAGATCCGTTATATCCTGTTTGTCGGCGCAGGCGGATTTATTATACTGATTACGTTATCCAGTCTGTGGATTGCCCGCAACACAACCAAGCCGATTAAACTGTTGCTTGGCGCTGCGCAAAGTTTCGCTAGACAGGAGTTTCGGAGAGTTCATCTAAACCGGAAAGATGAGCTGGGCATGCTGGCAGATGGGCTGGATTCCATGGGGCGGCAGCTTCATGATTACATTCAGTACCAGAAACAATTTGTCTCCAACGTATCTCACGAGTTAAAAACACCCTTGGCAGCCATTCGTGGTTTCTCTCAATACTTGGTTGAAGGGGAGACGGAGAACGAGGAGTTGCAAAAAATCTATGCTCATCTGCTGCAGGAATCGGATCGGCTGACGCGCTTGATTAATGAACTGTTGTTGTTATCCCAATTCGACAAAGCTGGTTCTAACGAACTCGAAGCCCGGAAGACGGAAATGAATAAACTGATTCAGCAAGTTGCAATGAATATGGAAGCGAAGGCCAAGGATAAAGGGATCGAGATCAGCGTCAGTCAAGTGAAGGAAGAACCGGATGATGAGGGTACGACAAGAGTTTACGCCAACGTAAATCCAATGCTGATGTCCCATGCAATCGCCAATCTTGTGGATAATGCCATCAAATATTCAGGCAGTCCATCGCTAATTGAATTGAAGTTGGAACATACGCCAAGCGAGGTAGTTATACGTATACGTGATCAAGGGATCGGTATAGCGGGCGATGAGCTGGAGCAAGTGCAGGAACGTTTTTACCGCGCAAAAAATGCAAGTACAGCGAACGGTTCAGGTCTTGGACTTTCCATTTGTAAAGAGATTGTAGAGCGGTTTAATGGATATATCGACATGGAAAGTCAAATCGGGGAAGGTACGACCGTTACGATTGTTTTGCCTCGTGCGTAG
- a CDS encoding phosphotransferase, whose protein sequence is MNTVLSEEDYAKVAKEALHQYPIYLEKLVYLGKSDNVTFQVQTNNDNQKFLIKIHISTISIQSKGNIASELIWLEALVKDTNLVVPVPVRNLQGDLVTEISTDLSENTIMVTIHHWIHGSVLQREPTSNETENLALLMAALHNHSMQWNAPEGFNRPIYNSDHLYSSLHQLKRLVNLELISSEVFVHVEESAHKIANVIQHHKRLPSNWGVIHSDLHESNYVFYEDTPQPIDFSNCGYGFYLFDMAETFLHLSSDNRKVFISSYSKVNQLEENYVELLEAFFIWSIIRTFAFHSLNPNKQQSLAANFPSVIENYFRKYLKGEIFLLN, encoded by the coding sequence GTGAATACTGTGCTTTCTGAAGAAGATTATGCGAAAGTGGCGAAAGAAGCTCTACATCAATACCCAATCTATTTGGAAAAACTTGTGTATCTCGGAAAGAGTGATAATGTTACATTTCAAGTTCAGACCAACAATGATAATCAAAAATTTCTTATCAAAATCCATATCTCAACGATTTCCATTCAATCAAAAGGTAATATCGCATCAGAACTTATTTGGCTTGAAGCTTTGGTTAAAGATACAAATCTCGTCGTACCTGTACCTGTTAGAAATCTTCAAGGTGATCTGGTAACAGAAATCTCAACTGATCTTAGCGAAAATACAATCATGGTGACTATTCATCATTGGATTCATGGAAGCGTACTTCAAAGAGAGCCAACAAGTAATGAAACTGAAAATTTAGCTCTCTTAATGGCGGCTTTACATAACCATTCTATGCAGTGGAATGCACCTGAAGGCTTTAATAGACCAATATACAATTCTGATCATTTATATTCATCACTTCATCAATTAAAACGGTTAGTAAATTTAGAGCTTATCTCAAGTGAAGTGTTTGTTCATGTGGAAGAGTCAGCACATAAAATAGCAAATGTGATACAACATCATAAACGTTTGCCAAGTAACTGGGGAGTTATTCATTCTGACCTTCATGAGAGTAACTATGTTTTTTATGAGGATACTCCTCAACCTATAGATTTTTCGAATTGTGGCTATGGTTTTTATTTATTTGATATGGCTGAAACATTTTTGCATCTTTCATCAGATAATAGGAAAGTATTTATTTCATCGTATAGCAAAGTAAATCAACTGGAAGAGAATTATGTCGAGTTATTAGAAGCATTTTTTATTTGGTCAATCATTAGGACTTTCGCATTCCATTCTCTAAATCCAAATAAACAACAATCCTTAGCGGCAAATTTTCCATCAGTTATTGAAAACTATTTTAGGAAATATCTTAAAGGAGAAATTTTTTTGTTAAACTAA
- a CDS encoding GNAT family N-acetyltransferase has translation MLELEFTTIEEWDEALWARMERIYHEAFQSGAKTKAILRSMLDRKIGYLHTGVHHGEVVAMAVTGLEGKAADRILIIDYLAVEQKQRGLGIGTWMLEQLRAWALREHLIKGMIIEAEFGTTEAHQERIQFWQRNGFILTSYVHQYRMVPEPYQAMMLPMDINTHVPDDGEALFRYINAFHKVAYRKS, from the coding sequence ATGCTGGAATTAGAGTTTACGACTATAGAGGAGTGGGATGAAGCATTGTGGGCGCGGATGGAGCGAATATATCACGAGGCTTTTCAAAGCGGCGCTAAGACAAAAGCGATTCTGCGCAGCATGCTGGACCGGAAAATTGGTTATTTACACACGGGCGTGCATCATGGTGAAGTGGTTGCGATGGCTGTTACTGGACTGGAGGGGAAGGCTGCGGACCGCATCCTGATCATCGATTACCTCGCGGTTGAACAGAAGCAGCGCGGGTTGGGCATAGGGACCTGGATGCTGGAACAGCTCAGAGCCTGGGCGTTAAGGGAACACCTGATCAAAGGCATGATTATCGAGGCGGAGTTCGGGACAACGGAGGCTCATCAGGAACGCATTCAGTTCTGGCAACGCAACGGGTTCATCCTAACCTCCTATGTCCATCAATATAGAATGGTACCAGAGCCGTATCAGGCAATGATGCTGCCAATGGATATAAATACCCATGTGCCTGATGATGGTGAAGCACTGTTTCGTTATATCAATGCTTTTCACAAGGTTGCTTACCGGAAGAGTTAG
- a CDS encoding TetR/AcrR family transcriptional regulator, with translation MSRPREFDVDRVLHQSMEVFWNQGFKATSYEDLTRTTGVKKQSLYCVFKDKRSLFLKALALYREQVIAKLKEIEAMDSSPVDKLDTLRYSLLDDETSCQGCLIVNASLEFGTDDEQVTREAELMGEEIQLVLEKIISSGQKQQLMSNRYTSIELASYLNNTILGVRVMEKSGSSREQIETVLRTSFGMIMS, from the coding sequence ATGAGCAGACCAAGAGAATTTGATGTCGATCGTGTATTACACCAGTCTATGGAAGTGTTCTGGAATCAAGGTTTCAAAGCAACTTCTTATGAGGACCTTACGCGTACTACAGGAGTCAAAAAGCAAAGTTTGTACTGTGTTTTTAAAGACAAGCGATCGTTGTTCCTGAAGGCACTGGCACTTTACCGTGAACAGGTTATAGCGAAACTGAAAGAGATTGAAGCCATGGATTCGTCTCCCGTTGATAAACTGGATACCTTACGATATTCTCTTTTAGACGATGAAACTAGCTGCCAAGGGTGTCTAATTGTGAATGCATCACTCGAATTCGGAACAGATGACGAGCAGGTCACACGCGAAGCTGAGCTCATGGGAGAAGAGATTCAACTGGTATTAGAGAAGATCATAAGTAGTGGCCAGAAACAACAGTTAATGTCCAATCGATATACGAGTATAGAGCTTGCATCTTATCTAAATAACACCATTCTTGGTGTGAGAGTTATGGAGAAATCAGGTTCATCCCGTGAACAGATCGAGACGGTTCTGCGTACTTCATTTGGCATGATCATGTCTTGA
- a CDS encoding NADH:flavin oxidoreductase has translation MNYSQSVEALFQPIELGHLKLSNRIVMAPMTRQFSPDGIPGSNVAGYYRRRAENAVGLIVTEGTIINHPDASNQANVPHFYGEAAMNGWAHVVSEVHEAGGRIIPQIWHMGAKGHVNDYSEAEIATIVQEFAKAASEAKRVGFDGVEIHGAHGYLIDQFLYEKTNSRTDRYGGDMMARTRFAVEVIEACRKVVGSEFPIVLRLSQWKTDDYQAKLAETPELLEQLLAPLVQAGVDIFHCSTRRFWEPEFEGSDLNFAGWTKKLTGKPTITVGSIGLDGDFTSLFTEGKGASNASIEGLVQRLQNDEFDLVAVGRALLVDPEWVKKIQEGRTDDLVPFTREAMTVLT, from the coding sequence ATGAATTATTCTCAATCCGTAGAAGCATTGTTCCAACCTATAGAGTTAGGCCACTTGAAGTTATCCAATCGGATCGTGATGGCGCCGATGACACGTCAATTTTCTCCGGACGGTATCCCGGGTTCGAATGTTGCGGGCTATTACCGCCGTAGAGCAGAGAACGCAGTGGGACTTATTGTGACAGAAGGGACAATAATTAATCATCCGGATGCATCCAATCAAGCCAATGTGCCGCACTTTTATGGCGAAGCTGCAATGAATGGTTGGGCACATGTTGTATCTGAAGTACATGAAGCTGGCGGTCGAATTATTCCACAGATCTGGCATATGGGAGCCAAAGGTCATGTTAATGATTATTCGGAAGCTGAGATTGCTACAATCGTTCAGGAATTCGCAAAAGCAGCCTCAGAAGCGAAACGCGTTGGGTTCGATGGTGTTGAAATCCATGGAGCACACGGCTATCTGATCGACCAATTCCTGTATGAGAAAACCAATTCTCGTACGGATCGTTATGGTGGAGATATGATGGCTCGCACACGTTTTGCAGTTGAAGTGATTGAGGCTTGCCGTAAAGTAGTGGGATCGGAATTCCCTATTGTACTGCGTTTATCTCAGTGGAAGACAGATGATTATCAGGCTAAATTGGCTGAAACACCGGAATTACTGGAGCAGCTTCTCGCACCGTTGGTTCAAGCTGGAGTCGATATCTTCCACTGTTCCACACGCCGTTTCTGGGAGCCGGAATTCGAAGGATCTGATCTGAATTTTGCTGGATGGACAAAAAAACTGACTGGTAAACCGACAATCACCGTTGGATCGATTGGTCTTGATGGTGACTTTACAAGTCTGTTCACAGAAGGTAAAGGCGCAAGTAACGCCAGTATCGAAGGATTGGTACAACGACTTCAGAATGATGAGTTTGATCTGGTTGCTGTAGGCCGTGCTCTTCTAGTCGACCCTGAATGGGTTAAGAAAATTCAAGAAGGACGTACTGATGATCTGGTTCCATTCACAAGAGAGGCGATGACTGTACTTACTTAA
- a CDS encoding alpha/beta fold hydrolase has protein sequence MDYEIFNLGEVLLQSGVTLPNAFLAYKTYGKLNEQKDNVIVYPTAFGDQHVQNEWLIGSGMALDPEKYFIIVPNLLGNGLSSSPSNTPPPFDRANFPQVTIYDNVRFQHQLLTEKFGIQKIALVVGWSMGGIQAFQWGASYPEMVERIAPFGGIAKPWPHTFVVLEGVKASLLSAVGFDSSKLNQLSSTDMRAVGRVYAGWGLSHAFYREELYREMGFDTLEDFVAGVWENSFMNMDPHNVLAMLWTGQHADISANPSYNGDFDKALQSIKAYACIMPGSTDLFCTAEDNEYEAKRIPNAVLKPIQSIWGHFAGRGINNADNQFIDDNLKHLLSLSTNE, from the coding sequence ATGGACTATGAAATTTTTAATTTGGGTGAGGTACTCTTACAATCAGGAGTGACGTTACCAAATGCTTTTCTTGCTTATAAAACATACGGAAAATTAAATGAACAGAAAGATAATGTTATTGTCTATCCAACGGCTTTTGGAGATCAGCATGTTCAGAATGAATGGCTCATTGGCAGCGGGATGGCACTGGATCCAGAGAAATATTTTATTATCGTTCCCAACTTGCTGGGCAATGGACTCTCTTCCTCTCCCAGTAACACGCCTCCTCCATTCGATCGGGCTAACTTTCCACAGGTAACCATCTATGACAACGTTCGATTCCAGCACCAACTGCTGACCGAAAAATTCGGTATTCAAAAGATTGCTCTCGTCGTCGGGTGGTCGATGGGCGGCATTCAGGCATTTCAATGGGGGGCAAGTTACCCGGAGATGGTTGAACGAATCGCACCTTTCGGAGGCATTGCCAAACCTTGGCCTCACACATTTGTGGTCCTGGAAGGCGTGAAAGCTTCACTGCTATCTGCAGTCGGCTTCGACTCAAGTAAATTAAACCAACTAAGTTCGACAGACATGCGTGCCGTTGGTCGGGTGTATGCGGGATGGGGACTATCACATGCATTTTATAGAGAAGAGCTTTACCGTGAAATGGGATTTGACACATTGGAGGATTTTGTAGCTGGTGTCTGGGAAAATAGCTTTATGAATATGGATCCGCATAATGTTCTGGCCATGTTATGGACAGGACAACATGCAGATATCAGTGCAAACCCCTCCTATAACGGAGACTTTGATAAAGCACTTCAGAGCATAAAAGCTTATGCCTGTATCATGCCTGGAAGCACAGATCTCTTCTGCACAGCGGAGGATAATGAATACGAAGCTAAGCGCATACCTAATGCTGTCTTGAAACCAATCCAATCGATCTGGGGCCATTTTGCGGGTCGTGGAATCAACAATGCCGATAATCAATTTATTGATGACAATCTAAAACACTTGTTGTCACTTAGCACTAATGAATAG
- a CDS encoding LysR family transcriptional regulator: MELRQLNTFCTVATTLNFTRAAEALSYVPSNVTMQIKALEDELGVRLFDRLGKQLALTTAGKRFLTHAQGVLEKMDEARSAVHDNEILSGTLTISANEVICSYRLPPVFQRFRSQHPGVRLIFRSVPNQELKQTLFEGTTDIVYMLDEPIRSSGLSVEPLLEEHFRLLAAPDHSLANRTVLQLEDFHDEVFLTNEKGCPYRTMFDRSFEKEGIDNITYLEFQSAEAIKQCAISGIGIAFLPEIVAESEVERGELVVLPWQIPDLQVYTQMLWHKDKWLSPIMLSFIEATREIFGSQNENKTE; the protein is encoded by the coding sequence ATGGAATTGCGTCAACTGAATACGTTTTGTACAGTTGCAACAACTTTGAATTTCACGCGGGCAGCAGAAGCGCTGAGCTACGTTCCTTCCAACGTCACGATGCAAATTAAAGCATTGGAAGATGAGCTAGGTGTTCGCCTCTTTGATCGGTTGGGTAAGCAACTCGCACTCACAACTGCGGGTAAACGCTTTTTAACACACGCCCAAGGTGTTCTTGAAAAAATGGACGAAGCTCGTAGTGCTGTCCATGATAATGAAATACTAAGTGGCACCTTAACGATAAGTGCGAATGAGGTTATTTGCTCCTATCGGCTTCCACCTGTCTTCCAACGGTTTCGTTCGCAGCATCCGGGGGTTCGTCTAATCTTCCGCTCAGTGCCGAACCAAGAACTCAAGCAAACGCTCTTTGAGGGAACCACGGATATTGTTTATATGTTGGATGAACCCATTCGTTCGAGTGGACTTTCCGTGGAACCTTTGCTGGAAGAACATTTCCGATTGTTAGCTGCTCCAGATCACTCACTCGCCAATCGAACTGTGCTGCAATTGGAAGATTTTCATGATGAAGTGTTCCTGACCAATGAGAAGGGGTGTCCATATCGAACGATGTTTGATCGGTCATTTGAGAAAGAGGGCATTGATAACATTACATATTTAGAGTTTCAAAGTGCTGAAGCCATTAAACAATGTGCAATTTCAGGAATCGGTATTGCCTTTCTTCCTGAGATCGTCGCGGAATCTGAAGTTGAACGCGGAGAACTTGTTGTCCTCCCATGGCAAATTCCGGACTTGCAGGTATATACACAGATGTTGTGGCACAAAGACAAGTGGCTTTCACCAATCATGTTATCTTTTATAGAAGCAACCAGGGAAATTTTTGGTTCACAGAATGAGAATAAAACCGAATAG
- a CDS encoding class I SAM-dependent methyltransferase translates to MRHQTVEHSKTLLKVSRQYMIPLVYDQINHWGKDDEFFLALLKRLQVESIADLGCGTGRWTTHLVPCGYKITAIDPNEEAIEMARSKDNSGNVDWIVGDSADLQTNTYDAVIMTANVAQVFLTDDSWKRVISDVFRSLKRGGGTLFLIQETLW, encoded by the coding sequence ATGAGACATCAAACTGTGGAGCACAGTAAAACGCTGTTGAAAGTGAGTAGACAATATATGATTCCATTAGTATACGACCAGATTAACCATTGGGGAAAAGACGATGAATTTTTCCTTGCATTGTTAAAGAGATTACAAGTAGAATCTATAGCTGACCTGGGCTGTGGAACAGGAAGATGGACTACTCATCTTGTTCCGTGCGGTTATAAAATTACCGCTATAGATCCCAATGAAGAAGCGATTGAAATGGCCCGAAGTAAAGATAATTCTGGGAATGTGGATTGGATTGTAGGTGATAGTGCGGATTTACAAACCAATACCTATGATGCGGTAATCATGACAGCCAATGTTGCACAGGTATTTCTTACAGATGACAGTTGGAAGCGAGTAATCTCAGACGTATTCCGATCCCTAAAAAGGGGGGGGGGCACTTTATTTTTGATACAAGAAACCCTTTGGTAA
- a CDS encoding fructose-1,6-bisphosphatase, which yields MDEQFLDLLAEKYDTEEKIITEIINLEAISNLPKGTEHFVSDLHGEFQAFQHVLRNGSGTVKEKIKELFRKVWTDQEINDFAALVYYPEEKIQLVIGEMSNKQALNQWYRLTIEHMLKLISYASSKYTRSKLRKALPEQYVYIVEELLYKTDSTNNKDPYYEEIYRQIISLGQADNLIIGLAYTTQRLVVDHLHVVGDIYDRGPYPDKIMDTLINYHSVDIQWGNHDVLWIGAYAGSLVCLANIIRICARYDNLDIIEDVYGINLRPLLNLAEKYYEDNPSFRPKLQADHNVSEQEILQITKIHQAIAMIQFKLEIPIIKRRPYFNMSERLLLEQIDYDKNEINIGGKTYLLENTCFATINPQKPEQLLEEERQVMEKLLFSVQHSEKMARHMNFLMKKGSLYLKYNGNLLIHGCIPLDEEGNMEEMQIEDKTYAGRQLLDVFEDHLRYAFAHPEETEDLATDMVWYIWTGECSSLFGKREMTTFERYFIQDKDAHKERKNPYYHLRENEEICRKILQEFELNPDHGHVINGHTPVKESRGESPVKANGKMIVIDGGFSKAYQSTTGIAGYTLLYNSFGMQLVAHQKFNSKEDVLCNGTDVLSLKRLVDKELARKLVRETNVGEKLLWKISNLKDLLDYRHMK from the coding sequence TTGGATGAGCAGTTTCTAGATTTATTGGCCGAGAAATATGATACGGAAGAAAAAATTATAACAGAGATCATCAACCTTGAAGCGATCTCCAATCTCCCGAAGGGAACCGAGCATTTTGTCAGTGATTTGCATGGGGAGTTCCAGGCTTTTCAGCATGTACTACGAAACGGTTCGGGTACCGTCAAAGAGAAAATCAAAGAATTATTCCGGAAGGTTTGGACGGATCAAGAAATCAATGATTTTGCGGCGTTGGTTTATTACCCGGAAGAAAAAATACAGCTGGTTATAGGGGAAATGAGCAATAAACAGGCTTTGAACCAGTGGTACAGACTAACAATTGAACACATGCTTAAGCTTATTTCTTATGCCTCTTCCAAATATACACGCTCAAAATTGCGTAAAGCTCTGCCGGAGCAATATGTATATATTGTGGAAGAGCTTCTATACAAGACGGATTCGACCAACAATAAGGATCCTTATTACGAAGAAATATATCGGCAAATTATATCCTTGGGCCAGGCGGACAATCTCATTATCGGCCTTGCTTATACGACACAGCGCCTGGTGGTTGACCATCTTCATGTGGTTGGAGATATCTATGACCGGGGGCCGTACCCCGATAAAATTATGGATACGCTGATCAACTACCATTCTGTAGACATACAGTGGGGGAACCATGATGTCCTCTGGATCGGAGCCTATGCAGGTTCTCTGGTCTGCCTTGCGAATATTATTCGGATCTGCGCCAGATACGACAATCTGGACATCATTGAAGATGTATACGGAATCAATTTGCGCCCACTGCTAAACCTGGCGGAGAAATATTATGAAGACAATCCGTCCTTCAGACCTAAGTTACAGGCTGACCATAATGTATCGGAGCAGGAAATTCTGCAGATCACCAAAATTCACCAAGCCATTGCCATGATTCAGTTTAAACTTGAAATCCCGATTATCAAGAGACGCCCATACTTTAATATGTCTGAAAGACTTTTGCTGGAGCAGATTGATTACGACAAAAATGAAATCAACATCGGCGGTAAAACGTACCTGCTGGAAAACACCTGTTTTGCAACCATAAATCCGCAGAAGCCTGAACAATTGCTGGAGGAGGAACGCCAGGTGATGGAAAAGCTGCTGTTTTCCGTTCAGCATTCCGAAAAGATGGCCAGACATATGAATTTTCTCATGAAAAAGGGTAGCCTTTATTTAAAATACAACGGGAATTTGTTAATCCACGGCTGTATTCCTTTGGATGAAGAAGGAAATATGGAAGAAATGCAGATTGAAGACAAGACATATGCAGGCCGTCAATTGCTCGATGTTTTTGAAGATCACTTACGTTACGCCTTTGCGCATCCGGAAGAGACAGAAGATCTGGCGACAGATATGGTATGGTACATCTGGACAGGGGAATGTTCCTCGCTCTTTGGAAAGAGAGAAATGACCACTTTTGAACGGTACTTTATCCAAGATAAAGATGCACATAAGGAGAGAAAGAACCCTTACTACCATTTACGTGAAAATGAAGAGATCTGTCGAAAAATCTTGCAGGAGTTTGAATTGAATCCAGATCATGGACATGTCATTAACGGCCACACACCAGTCAAAGAAAGTCGTGGAGAGAGTCCTGTTAAAGCAAACGGAAAAATGATCGTTATTGACGGCGGCTTTTCCAAAGCCTATCAATCCACAACGGGAATTGCTGGATATACCTTGTTATACAATTCCTTTGGCATGCAGCTTGTCGCCCATCAGAAATTTAATTCAAAAGAAGATGTGTTATGTAACGGAACGGACGTGTTATCTCTAAAAAGATTGGTGGACAAAGAACTGGCGCGGAAGCTGGTGA